One window of Nicotiana tomentosiformis chromosome 11, ASM39032v3, whole genome shotgun sequence genomic DNA carries:
- the LOC104117384 gene encoding pathogenesis-related homeodomain protein-like isoform X1, which yields MGEEKNVCHLRRHQLLILEFLLIKKTYGNESSNSSDVDFEGGPSPKEREIRSPKATMTSPSSTLADTKYQSGKQKGSRHTSDRDLCEKLKIGGMDTSELHSSGKKKTYRESAIKRLYESFKENQYPDRDANEKLGKELGLTTHKVL from the exons ATGGGAGAAGAGAAAAACGTTTGTCACCTCCGCCGGCATCAACTACTCATCTTAGAGTTTCTTCTCATCAAG AAAACATATGGAAATGAATCTTCTAATTCTAGTGATGTAGATTTTGAGGGTGGTCCTTCACCCAAGGAGAGAGAGATCAGAAGTCCCAAAGCTACTATGACTTCTCCTAGTTCGACTTTAGCAGATACAAAGTACCAAAGTGGGAAGCAGAAAGGGAGTAGACATACTTCTGATAGGGATCTCTGTGAGAAACTCAAAATTGGAGGCATGGACACCTCAGAACTTCATTCAAGTGGTAAAAAGAAAACATATAGGGAAAGTGCCATCAAG AGGCTCTACGAATCCTTCAAGGAAAATCAGTATCCTGACCGTGATGCAAATGAGAAGTTGGGTAAAGAATTAGGCCTAACAACTCACAAAGTTTTATGA
- the LOC104117384 gene encoding uncharacterized protein isoform X2, with the protein MGEEKNVCHLRRHQLLILEFLLIKKTYGNESSNSSDVDFEGGPSPKEREIRSPKATMTSPSSTLADTKYQSGKQKGSRHTSDRDLCEKLKIGGMDTSELHSSGKKKTYRESAIKLNHFWDFRGSTNPSRKISILTVMQMRSWVKN; encoded by the exons ATGGGAGAAGAGAAAAACGTTTGTCACCTCCGCCGGCATCAACTACTCATCTTAGAGTTTCTTCTCATCAAG AAAACATATGGAAATGAATCTTCTAATTCTAGTGATGTAGATTTTGAGGGTGGTCCTTCACCCAAGGAGAGAGAGATCAGAAGTCCCAAAGCTACTATGACTTCTCCTAGTTCGACTTTAGCAGATACAAAGTACCAAAGTGGGAAGCAGAAAGGGAGTAGACATACTTCTGATAGGGATCTCTGTGAGAAACTCAAAATTGGAGGCATGGACACCTCAGAACTTCATTCAAGTGGTAAAAAGAAAACATATAGGGAAAGTGCCATCAAG CTCAATCATTTTTGGGATTTCAGAGGCTCTACGAATCCTTCAAGGAAAATCAGTATCCTGACCGTGATGCAAATGAGAAGTTGGGTAAAGAATTAG
- the LOC104117385 gene encoding probable chlorophyll(ide) b reductase NYC1, chloroplastic: protein MAMVAKVHVSTLECHHYYHRGSGHPPLSGNVLPRVVTTWDPLIVKGRRRIVLQPCRSFKSEDEYVKGSETKKPVNKLVGAIRSAVWSCSKPSLRTENKFREAIEKLEERLFLLALYVGRYIITMMSTGVVMFIGFQLSGGDSQMNELIWYSWLGGVIIGTMIGSNLVLDEVARAGPRNVVITGSTRGLGKALAREFLLSGDRVVVTSRSPESVDLTIKELEENLKQAVNAATGSARKKLAHAKVVGMACDVSEPLDVRKLGKFAADELGYIDIWVNNAGTNKGFRPLLQFTNNDIQEIVSTNLIGSILCTKEAIQIMRTQSKGGHVFNMDGAGSGGSSTPLTAVYGSTKCGLRQLQSSLQKECKRSKVGVHTASPGMVLTDLLLSGSTIQNRQMFNIICEHPETVARTLVPRMRVVKGSGRAINYLTPPRILIALVTAWLRRGRWFDDQGRALYAAEADRLRNWAENRTRFSFTDAMEMYTENTWISVFSLSVVCAFIILSSTGST from the exons ATGGCTATGGTGGCAAAGGTACACGTGTCAACACTAGAGTGCCACCACTACTACCACCGTGGCAGCGGCCACCCACCGCTGTCCGGGAATGTTCTCCCGCGAGTTGTGACTACGTGGGACCCTTTGATTGTAAAGGGTCGTCGTAGAATTGTTCTACAACCATGCAGGAGTTTTAAGTCTGAGGATGAATATGTGAAGGGAAGTGAAACGAAGAAACCTGTAAACAAATTGGTTGGAGCTATTAGGTCTGCTGTGTGGAGTTGTTCGAAGCCAAGTTTGAGAACCGAAAATAAGTTTAGAGAAGCTATTGAGAAGTTGGAGGAGAGATTATTTTTG TTGGCGTTATATGTTGGAAGATATATTATTACGATGATGAGCACAGGTGTTGTCATGTTCATTGGATTTCAGTTGTCAG GTGGAGATAGCCAGATGAATGAGTTGATATGGTATAGCTGGCTTGGGGGAGTTATTATCGGGACTATGATAGGCTCCAATTTGGTTTTGGATGAAGTTGCTCGAGCTGGGCCGCGTAATGTCGTGATAACTGGAAG TACAAGGGGACTAGGGAAAGCTCTTGCCCGCGAATTTTTACTTTCTGGAGACCGTGTCGTTGTTACCTCTCGCAG CCCTGAATCTGTCGATTTGACTATCAAGGAGCTTGAGGAAAATCTGAAGCAAGCTGTGAATGCTGCCACTGGTTCTGCTAGGAAAAAATTGGCACACGCAAAAGTTGTTGGTATGGCTTGTGATGTCTCTGAACCTCTTGACGTTAGAAAGCTGGGCAAGTTTGCTGCAGATGAACTTGGTTACATTGACATCTGG GTAAACAACGCTGGGACAAACAAAGGTTTTAGACCCTTGCTGCAATTTACCAACAATGATATTCAAGAG ATTGTCTCCACAAACCTGATTGGTTCTATACTATGCACTAAAGAAGCCATCCAAATCATGAGAACCCAAAGCAAAGGTGGACATGTCTTTAACATGGATGGTGCAGGTTCTGGTGGATCTAGCACCCCTCTAACGGCTGT CTATGGATCAACAAAATGTGGTCTCAGGCAGCTTCAATCATCCCTTCAGAAGGAGTGCAAGCGGTCAAAAGTTGGGGTGCATACGGCCTCTCCGGGCATGGTCCTAACTGACCTTTTGCTGAG TGGCTCAACTATCCAAAATAGACAAATGTTTAACATCATTTGCGAACATCCAGAGACAGTTGCTAGAACACTAGTACCAAGGATGCGGGTTGTAAAAGGAAGTGGAAGAGCCATCAATTATTTGACTCCGCCAAGGATCTTAATTGCCTTAGTAACCGCATGGTTAAGACGGGGCCGATGGTTTGATGATCAG GGAAGAGCACTGTATGCTGCAGAGGCAGATCGACTCCGTAACTGGGCTGAAAACCGAACACGGTTTTCGTTCACAGATGCCATGGAGATGTACACAGAGAATACTTGGATCTCTGTGTTCTCGCTCTCGGTGGTGTGTGCATTCATCATATTATCAAGCACAGGTAGCACATAG